Sequence from the Lujinxingia vulgaris genome:
GGCGCAAGCGCATCGTAGAAACACCCCGATGTGGGCCCTGGCGAGCAGGATGCTAACCCTCGCCAGGACCGCCCTCTCTCCCCTGAACAAAAAAATTGAAAGCTATGGAGGCGTTTTGAGTACTGATGTGGTGGATGCCTTTTTCGAAAAAAATCAGCAGCGTTTTCTCGATGAGCTCTTTGAGTTTCTGCGCATCCCCAGCGTCTCCACCGACCCGGAGAACGCGGGCGATGTGCGCCGCTGCGCCGAGTGGTTAATCGCCCATCTGAAGGGCATCGGGCTGAAGACGGTGGAGCTGCACGAGACGCCGGGTCACCCCATCGTCTACGCCGAGCATCTGACGCAGGACGATGCGCCGACGATCCTGATTTACGGGCATTACGACGTGCAGCCCCCCGATCCTCTGGAGTTGTGGACGACGCCGCCTTTTGAGCCGCAGGTGCGAGACGGCAAGATCTTTGCGCGCGGCGCCACCGACGATAAGGGCCAGCTCTTCTGCCATGTCAAAGGGCTGGAGGCCTGGCTGGCCACCGAGGGCGATCTGCCGGTGAACATCAAGCTCTTGATCGAGGGCGAAGAAGAGGTGGGCAGCGTGAACCTCGACCACTGGATCGAGGCCAACCAGGAGCGGCTGGCGTGTGACGCGGTGGTGATCAGCGACTCCTCGATGTTTGGGCCAGGAAAACCCTCGATCACCTACGGGCTGCGCGGGCTTGCGTACCTGGAGATGACGGTGGAGGGGCCCGACCACGACCTGCACTCCGGGCTTTTTGGCGGGGCGATTCCCAACCCGATCAACGAGCTTGCGCGCATCATCGCAAAACTTCATGACGCCCAGGGTCGCGTGGCGATCCCGGGCTTTTATGACGATGTGATTGAACTTACCGACGAGGAGCGCGCCGATTTTGCCGCTCTTCCCTTCGATGAGTCCGGGTTTTTGAAAGAGTCCGGCGCGGCGGGGCTTAAGGGGGAGGCGGGCTTTACGACGCTCGAGCGCATCTGGGCGCGGCCCACGCTGGATTGCAATGGCATCTGGGGCGGGTTTACGGGCGTGGGCGCCAAGACGGTGCTGCCCTCGAAGGCCCACGCCAAGTTCAGCTGCCGCCTCGTGCCCGGCCAGGACCCCGACCGCATCGCCGAGCTGGCGGAAGATTACGTGCGCGAGCTTGTCGATCCGGCGCTGCGCGTGAGCGTGCGGCCCCATCACGGCGGAAAGCCCGTGCTCACTGAGCGCGACGCCCCCACCGTGCAGGCCGCCCTGCGCGCTTTGAGCCGGGTCTGGGGCACCGACGCTGTGTTTACGCGCGGCGGCGGATCGATCCCGGTGGTCGCGACCTTTTCGGAGATCCTCAATGTTCCCACCGTGCTGATGGGGCTGGGACTCTCGGACGACCGCCTGCACAGCCCCGATGAGAAATTCGACGTGGAGAACTTCTATGCCGGCGTGCGAGCCAGCGCCTACCTTATGCACGAAGCGGGTCAGCCGGCTGAGTAAGCCGGCCAGAAGGACCTCGCGACGTAATATGTCGAGCACCCCGTCGCTTCGAGCCCTCGTTGTGCTTTTGCTGGCGGTGGCGTTTCTCGGAGCGCCGGGGTGTGAGCAGGCGGAGGAGGTCGACCTTGATGTGGCCCGTCGCCACGCCGAGCTTCGCGGGCGCGTGTGGGCCGATGAGGTAAAACGCGCGGCCGATGAACGCATCTTTCTGCACCCGAACTCCGAGCGCCAGCGCGCCGCCCGGAAGGCTCAACTGATGCTCGATGAGCTCATCGAGCGCGCGCCAGAAACGCGCCAGAATCGCCCCGGGCAAGACCCTCAGGGCGACTCGACGCGTGACAAGGAGGAGTGATGAAAACCTTTGCGATCCTGGGCAGCCTCTTTGGCATGCTCGCTGTGGTCACCGGCGCCTTTGGTGCGCACGGGTTGGCCGACAAGGTCGACGCCCGCATGCTGGAGATCTGGCAGACGGCGGCGCATTACCAGATGGTGCACGCCCTGGCCCTCTTTGCGGCGGCCTGGCTCTTTAGCCAGACCCAGGCCACCGCGGCGATCACCGCCGGGTGGTGTTTTACGGCCGGGATCCTGGTGTTCAGCGGCTCGTTGTACCTGATGGTCTTTACCGGCGCGCGCTGGCTGGGGGCGATCACGCCCATCGGCGGCACCGCGATGATTGTTGGATGGTTCTGCTGCATGCTTGCAGCGCTTAAATTGGGGAGTTGATCCCGTGGTTGATGCCGTGATGTTGGGTCAGCGTCTGCTGAACCTCGAAGATATCGAAGATGTCGTATACCACCGAAAACCGGTGGAGCTTGCGCCCGATGCCATCAAACGCATCGACGAGGCCGCCGCCTACGTGCGTCAGATGGCCGAGAGCGGCCAGGCGGTCTACGGGGTAACTACCGGCTTCGGCGCCAACCGCGACCGGGTGATTCGCCCCCAGGACGCCGAGCGCCTGCAGGAAAACCTGATCATGAGCCACGCCTGCGGCGTGGGTCCAGCGCTCGATGTGGACGTGGTGCGCGCGATGATGCTTCTGCGCATCAACGCCCTTGCTCAGGGCAACTCCGGCATCCGCACCTCCACGCTCAACCTGCTCATCGAGATGCTCAACCGCGGCGTGCACCCCATCGTCCCGGAGCTCGGGAGCGTGGGCGCCAGCGGCGACCTCTGCCCCCTGGCGCATATGTGCCTGCCCATGATCGGGCTTGGTGAGGTGCAGGTCGAAGGCGTGACCTACACCGCCGAAGAAGGCATGAGCCGCGCCGGCCTGGAGCCGGTGCGACTGACGTACAAAGAGGGCCTTGCGCTCCTCAACGGCACCCAGGCCATGACGGCGCTGGGCGTGGTCGTCGCCCTCTCCCTTCGCCCGCTGCTGGACTGCGCCGACGCCATCGGCGCGATGAGCCTGGAGGCCGTCGGCGGGCGGATGGAGGCGCTCGATCCGCGCATTCACGCCATCCGCCGCCGCCCCGGTCAGATGCTCAGCGCCGGCCACGTGCGCTACATGGTCGAGGGCAGCGAGCTCGCCGGCTCCTCCCCGGGCACCGTCGAGGGCAAGGTCGAGTACGTGCAGGACTCGTATTGCCTGCGCTGCATGCCCCAGGTGCACGGCGCCTGCCGCGACGTGCTCCACCACGTGATCAACGTGCTGATGACCGAGGCCAACGCCGTCACCGACAACCCGCTGGTCTTTGTGCCCGACGCCTTCCAGGACGGCGCGATCCTCTCCGGCGGCAACTTCCACGGCCAGCCCGTCGCCATGGCGCTCGATTACCTCAAGCTCGCCATCGCCGAGATCGGCTCCATCTCGGAGCGACGCAGCGCCAAACTCACCGACAAATACTTCTCCGAAGGCCTTCCGGCCTTCCTGGTCAACGAGCCCGGCCTGAACTCCGGGATGATGATTCCGCAGTACGTCGCCGCCGCGCTTGTGTCGGAGAACAAGAGCCAGAGCCACCCGGCCAGCGTCGACTCCATTCCCACCAGCGCCAACATGGAAGACCACGTCTCCATGGGCATGCACGCCGGCCTGCACGCCTTCCGCATCATGACCAACGTGGAGCGTATTCTGGCGATTGAGTATTTGATCGCCGGCCAGGCGCTGGACCTGCGCGAGGGCTATCAGCTCGGAAAACGCACCGCGAAGGCGCTCGAAAGTCTGCGCCATAAGGTCAGTTTTTTGAGCGAAGACCGCGTGCTCTACACCGACATCAACCACGCCACCGAGCTCATCCGCCGCGGTATTCCGGCGGATTGCCTGGCTGACTACGAGACGGATCACGACGCCATCCTCTCCGATTGATTTTAATCAGGGAGCGATGCTGTGAGTGGGGCATGATGTAGGGGCCCCCCTTGTGGGGGCCCGGTTGCTGAGTTGCCGATTTACCTGAGTAAAACGAGAGGTAAGGGGCCTGAGTTGTCGATTTACCTGAGTAAAACGAGAGGTAAGGGGTCCGAGTCGCCGATTTACCTGAGTAAAACGAGAGGTAAGGGGCCTGAGTTGCCGATTT
This genomic interval carries:
- the hutH gene encoding histidine ammonia-lyase, producing MLGQRLLNLEDIEDVVYHRKPVELAPDAIKRIDEAAAYVRQMAESGQAVYGVTTGFGANRDRVIRPQDAERLQENLIMSHACGVGPALDVDVVRAMMLLRINALAQGNSGIRTSTLNLLIEMLNRGVHPIVPELGSVGASGDLCPLAHMCLPMIGLGEVQVEGVTYTAEEGMSRAGLEPVRLTYKEGLALLNGTQAMTALGVVVALSLRPLLDCADAIGAMSLEAVGGRMEALDPRIHAIRRRPGQMLSAGHVRYMVEGSELAGSSPGTVEGKVEYVQDSYCLRCMPQVHGACRDVLHHVINVLMTEANAVTDNPLVFVPDAFQDGAILSGGNFHGQPVAMALDYLKLAIAEIGSISERRSAKLTDKYFSEGLPAFLVNEPGLNSGMMIPQYVAAALVSENKSQSHPASVDSIPTSANMEDHVSMGMHAGLHAFRIMTNVERILAIEYLIAGQALDLREGYQLGKRTAKALESLRHKVSFLSEDRVLYTDINHATELIRRGIPADCLADYETDHDAILSD
- a CDS encoding dipeptidase — translated: MSTDVVDAFFEKNQQRFLDELFEFLRIPSVSTDPENAGDVRRCAEWLIAHLKGIGLKTVELHETPGHPIVYAEHLTQDDAPTILIYGHYDVQPPDPLELWTTPPFEPQVRDGKIFARGATDDKGQLFCHVKGLEAWLATEGDLPVNIKLLIEGEEEVGSVNLDHWIEANQERLACDAVVISDSSMFGPGKPSITYGLRGLAYLEMTVEGPDHDLHSGLFGGAIPNPINELARIIAKLHDAQGRVAIPGFYDDVIELTDEERADFAALPFDESGFLKESGAAGLKGEAGFTTLERIWARPTLDCNGIWGGFTGVGAKTVLPSKAHAKFSCRLVPGQDPDRIAELAEDYVRELVDPALRVSVRPHHGGKPVLTERDAPTVQAALRALSRVWGTDAVFTRGGGSIPVVATFSEILNVPTVLMGLGLSDDRLHSPDEKFDVENFYAGVRASAYLMHEAGQPAE
- a CDS encoding DUF423 domain-containing protein, with the translated sequence MKTFAILGSLFGMLAVVTGAFGAHGLADKVDARMLEIWQTAAHYQMVHALALFAAAWLFSQTQATAAITAGWCFTAGILVFSGSLYLMVFTGARWLGAITPIGGTAMIVGWFCCMLAALKLGS